A window of the Canis aureus isolate CA01 chromosome 29, VMU_Caureus_v.1.0, whole genome shotgun sequence genome harbors these coding sequences:
- the LOC144301428 gene encoding zinc finger protein 248-like isoform X4, with the protein MSMASLSPYSEGLTMMVKSLDQASEKIAVHSTFSVLYQKEQKKNKSQGSISFEDVIVNFTKEEWSHLDPDLRTLYRDVMLENYSIFISLAGHCITKPEEIFKLEQEAPWVLEKEFASQCYPVLLTPVTMLYIWSSWSNLILKNVS; encoded by the exons ATGAGCATGGCCTCACTTTCCCCATACTCAGAGGGTCTCACGATGATGGTGAAAAGTCTGGACCAAGCTTCAGAAAAAATAG CTGTACATTCAACCTTCTCTGTACTTTaccaaaaggaacagaaaaagaacaaatcccAG GGATCAATTTCATTTGAGGATGTGATTGTAAACTTTACCAAGGAGgagtggagtcatttggaccctGATCTAAGGACCTTGTACAGGGATGTGATGTTGGAGAACTATAGTATCTTCATCTCACTGG caGGACATTGCATTACCAAACCAGAGGAGATCTTCAAGTTAGAGCAAGAAGCACCATGGGTGTTAGAGAAAGAATTTGCAAGCCAGTGTTACCCAG tgttattaactcCAGTTACCATGTTATACATTTGGTCCTCATGGTCTAacctaattttga
- the LOC144301428 gene encoding zinc finger protein 248-like isoform X3 — MSMASLSPYSEGLTMMVKSLDQASEKIAVHSTFSVLYQKEQKKNKSQGSISFEDVIVNFTKEEWSHLDPDLRTLYRDVMLENYSIFISLAGHCITKPEEIFKLEQEAPWVLEKEFASQCYPELKVDGMVESKENQDRHLWQDAFFNYKKVITERECIKENI; from the exons ATGAGCATGGCCTCACTTTCCCCATACTCAGAGGGTCTCACGATGATGGTGAAAAGTCTGGACCAAGCTTCAGAAAAAATAG CTGTACATTCAACCTTCTCTGTACTTTaccaaaaggaacagaaaaagaacaaatcccAG GGATCAATTTCATTTGAGGATGTGATTGTAAACTTTACCAAGGAGgagtggagtcatttggaccctGATCTAAGGACCTTGTACAGGGATGTGATGTTGGAGAACTATAGTATCTTCATCTCACTGG caGGACATTGCATTACCAAACCAGAGGAGATCTTCAAGTTAGAGCAAGAAGCACCATGGGTGTTAGAGAAAGAATTTGCAAGCCAGTGTTACCCAG AATTGAAAGTTGATGGCATGGTAGAGAGCAAAGAAAATCAAGACAGACATTTATGGCAAGATGCATTTTTCAATTACAAGAAAGTAATTACAGAGAGAGAATGTattaaggaaaacatttaa
- the LOC144301428 gene encoding zinc finger protein 248-like isoform X2, with the protein MSMASLSPYSEGLTMMVKSLDQASEKIAVHSTFSVLYQKEQKKNKSQGSISFEDVIVNFTKEEWSHLDPDLRTLYRDVMLENYSIFISLGHCITKPEEIFKLEQEAPWVLEKEFASQCYPEELKVDGMVESKENQDRHLWQDAFFNYKKVITERECIKENI; encoded by the exons ATGAGCATGGCCTCACTTTCCCCATACTCAGAGGGTCTCACGATGATGGTGAAAAGTCTGGACCAAGCTTCAGAAAAAATAG CTGTACATTCAACCTTCTCTGTACTTTaccaaaaggaacagaaaaagaacaaatcccAG GGATCAATTTCATTTGAGGATGTGATTGTAAACTTTACCAAGGAGgagtggagtcatttggaccctGATCTAAGGACCTTGTACAGGGATGTGATGTTGGAGAACTATAGTATCTTCATCTCACTGG GACATTGCATTACCAAACCAGAGGAGATCTTCAAGTTAGAGCAAGAAGCACCATGGGTGTTAGAGAAAGAATTTGCAAGCCAGTGTTACCCAG aagAATTGAAAGTTGATGGCATGGTAGAGAGCAAAGAAAATCAAGACAGACATTTATGGCAAGATGCATTTTTCAATTACAAGAAAGTAATTACAGAGAGAGAATGTattaaggaaaacatttaa
- the LOC144301428 gene encoding zinc finger protein 248-like isoform X1, which translates to MSMASLSPYSEGLTMMVKSLDQASEKIAVHSTFSVLYQKEQKKNKSQGSISFEDVIVNFTKEEWSHLDPDLRTLYRDVMLENYSIFISLAGHCITKPEEIFKLEQEAPWVLEKEFASQCYPEELKVDGMVESKENQDRHLWQDAFFNYKKVITERECIKENI; encoded by the exons ATGAGCATGGCCTCACTTTCCCCATACTCAGAGGGTCTCACGATGATGGTGAAAAGTCTGGACCAAGCTTCAGAAAAAATAG CTGTACATTCAACCTTCTCTGTACTTTaccaaaaggaacagaaaaagaacaaatcccAG GGATCAATTTCATTTGAGGATGTGATTGTAAACTTTACCAAGGAGgagtggagtcatttggaccctGATCTAAGGACCTTGTACAGGGATGTGATGTTGGAGAACTATAGTATCTTCATCTCACTGG caGGACATTGCATTACCAAACCAGAGGAGATCTTCAAGTTAGAGCAAGAAGCACCATGGGTGTTAGAGAAAGAATTTGCAAGCCAGTGTTACCCAG aagAATTGAAAGTTGATGGCATGGTAGAGAGCAAAGAAAATCAAGACAGACATTTATGGCAAGATGCATTTTTCAATTACAAGAAAGTAATTACAGAGAGAGAATGTattaaggaaaacatttaa